The sequence TCAAAGACAGATTGTAATTGCATAGTATTTAGGCTTGACAACATACAGGACTATTGGCTTGACGATGTTCAGATCAAAATAATAGATAGTTTTGTTAGCAAGGACATAGGGATTACAGCAGGAATAATTGGGAATACATTTGGTAATGATACAAAAATTATAAGTTATCTAAAATCAGAAACAAATACCGGAAACATAGATGCTGCTATAAATGGATGGAATTTTGAAGACTTTACAACTTTGACAAAAAATCAACAGACAGATTTACTACGTGAATCAAGATCAAAGATATCACACATAATCGGCATTAGCCCAATTGTCTTCATACCACCATATGGCAAGGCCAACAATGACACATTATACGCAATGGGAGACAATAATGTCACCGTCATTAGCGGTAGTGAACTTCAGATTCCTCAAGATCTTGCTGGAAAAATATCCAGTTATCCGACCAGCGTATTTCCGAACATCGTAACACAAAACAATAATCAAAGCACGGTAAACGACAAAATGCTATCTTCTATAGACAATAGTATTCAAACAAATGGCTATGCCATAATTTCACTTAATTTTCAAGATTATGCCATGACTAATGGTACAATCAAAATAGATACACCTGATATGGAAAAGATACAAAATCTTGAAAAAATAATAGACGAGATAAGAAATAGAGGATACCAGATAAGTACAATTAAAAAACTATCAAGTTTATCTGAGAATCAAAATTCAACAGTATCAAGTATTTACAAATGGTCTCAAAATGAAACATCCGATTCAGAGTTCATTAATTCTTTAAAATCACATATTACTGATATAATTCTAAACAATCACAATTTTACAAAAATTCCAAATTGGGTAAAACATAATGCAGTTTCGTATGAGAATGGGCAAATATCAGAAAAAGAATTTTTAGACATTATAAGATACTTGATAAGTACGAACATCATAAAGTAACATCATGAATCTTCAGGGCCAAGCATTTCATTGTCTTTCACATCATGATCCCATTTGCCCCGTATTCCTTTATACATGACAATTCCTCCTACTCCCAACAGAGCAAGAGACATCAGTAGATACAACATATGATCATAACTCTTATCAGAACATTTCACATGCATTGCAATACCCGACGAATAATCATAGCAATCATCAAAATTTTGTTGCTGTATTGCATATTGAGAGTATCCTGAATTTCCAATTCCGCCAACCACAAAGCCTCCAAATATAATAGCAGCTCCTATCATTATGAGTCTTATATCACTCATTATGCAGAGATAATCATCTGCACAATATTTAATGTTGTTAACATCGTAGGACAATAAGCGAATAAAAATGGTTTTTGGTCTAGGTAAGAAAAAAACAGAACCACCCACAGTACCGACACAAATCGAAAAAACAATAAAACTTGACGATATCCATACTATGCTACGTCAGATAGAGACTCCCAGCATTGAAAATGCAATTAACATTTCAAAAACATCTAAAGAAGAAATAGAAATACATAGAAAAAAAATTCGAGAGATCATCATTCAATTAGAATCAGATGATCTCAAACTTGACGAAATAGACAAGAATCTTGCAACAATAGTGAAGAGAGGCAAAGGCTCGATAGTAGCCACCATTAAAAAAGAAACATCCTCATCTTTGACAAATCCTGTAAAATATGATCAGGTAGTTTTACTTAACATGGAAATTGCCCAGATGTTAAAAAGAATTGGAGATGTATTAGGAATGAATTCCAGAATAATACATATTTTTGCAAAAAAATATGCAGATATCCTTAAAGATGAAATTGCAAAAATAGCAAAAAGTCGAAACCAATTACAGGCATCAATAAATTCTGTTGAAAACATCAAAGCACATCAAGAAAATATTTCAAGCATGATGCAAAAAATTTCAGAATACAAGACAACAATCAAGCAAAAAACAGACAGACTGTTACAGATAGATGTCGAGATGCAATCTTTAAAACATAGCATAATAGATTTACAGAAACAGATTCAAGAATTAAAGGAAAGTAATGATTATAGAAGATTTTTAGATGTGAAAGAGAAAATAGATTTGACATTGTCTGAAAAAACCAGTATCAAAAATATAATTAGTTTACAATTTTCAAAAATTTCAAGACCACTTGGAAGATATACATACATTTCATCATTTGAAAAATCTGTAAAAAAAATGATGGATGATTTACTTGTAGATCCTTATGAAGTAGTCTCTTCACAAAGTAAAAATTCTATAATTAACATACTTGAGGCAGTTGAAAAATCTGTAATTTCAGGCTCTATCTCTGTCAAAGATTCAGAGAAATCACTAGAACAAATACAAGAAACAATATCCAAGTTGGATGAATTTATTGCATTAAAAGAACTATACATGAAAAAAGTATCAGAACTAGAGAAGGATCTGTCAATATTTAATATCAAAGCATTAGAGTCAAAAGAACAAGATCTAAAAAAAGCAGAAGATAATCTAACAAGTACAGAGAATCTCAAAAAGAAATTAGAAGAGGAGGTAAAGAATAACAGGCAGACGCTTTCAGAGAATGTTAAAGAATTAGAAGTAAATCTTTCTAAATTGACAAATTCAAAAATATCAATTGAATTTTCTTGATACATCTAAGATTAATTAGAACGACATCTAATCATATTCACAATTGATCTTTTCTAGAAAAGAAAAACGCAAAAAAACAGTCACTATAAAGAAAGATGTCAGAGATGGCATTCTATCATATTGCAAGATGAATCATCCAAACGAATGCATATTGATACTCAGGGGTAGATCAAAGCAAGGAAACATCTATGTCGATGGTCTTGTTATACCACCATTTTTTCATACAGGTCCGACATTTGCAGGATTCCCACATTCATTTCTACCATTAGATACTAGCTATGTAGGAACGGTGCATTCTCACCCAACAGGGCTTGCCAGGCCATCAGTTACCGATCTGCACAATTTTTTTGGCTTTGTTTCCATAATAATACAGTCACCTTATGAAGACGGTGACATTTTCTCTTATGATCGTGATGGAAATTTGCTTGAAACTACGGTAAGTTCAGACCAATTCTGACAAAAATTTATAAGCTTTTTGATGATAAGCAATAACGTTGATTAATTACAAGACTTATCTCATATTCCTTTTTGGTTCACTTGCAGTTAGCATAGGATTACAAATGTTATTGCCATTCCCATATGGCTTGATTGCAGCGTTGGCCATCTTCATAGTATTCCCACTCTTTCTAAGAAACAGAGCCATGAAGAGAATGGGTGGAATGGGTTCAGATTCAGGAGTTGGCGGAGGAGGATTCTTTGGCCAAAATCAAGGAGTAAAGTACATTTGTCTTGCTTGCAACAATAGATACAAAGGTGGAACATGTCCAAGATGTGGCTCCAAAATGAAACGAGCAGATTTTTAGAGTAAAAATGACTCTAGAAGAGCTTAGAAGTAAGGCATTATTCCAAAACACAATTGATACATGGATAATGCTATGTGAAGAAAAAAATGCAGAATGGTTTTTACCAGAAAATTACAAGAAATTCATATCCCATCTATTTCAGAATGGTTTGAAACTACAGAAATTCCCATTATGCATAAAAGAATCAGGCGGGATGTATCAAAGAGGAAGAGATAAAACACAATTTGCAGAAACACTTGCACAATCTACAGATCCAAACGCCGCTGCATATACAATCAAACTTTCAGATAGCACGATAAAGATAATTCGTCAATTTAGTTCCGCCGCAGCCTAGGGTTTACAATAGCATCCATTGCTTGACCCATAAAGACAAATGCTAAACCGGTCACTGCAATCATTATTCCAGGAGGCAATATCCACCACCACATTCCTCTTGCTGCAGCATTGTATGTGCTTGCATCATGCAATATTTGTCCCCATGTGGGAAAGGTTGGATCACCCAGACCAAGAAAACTCAGGCCCGCCTCAGTTGTGATTGCAGACGGTACAGATATGGCAATACTTGCAAAAGCATAAGGAAGAAGTTGAGGTAGAACATGTTTGAAAATTATTTTATAGTCTTTTTGACCCATTAATTTTGAAGCCTCAACATATTGAAGCGTTTTAATCTGCAGAGCCATGCTTCGAGAGACTTTGGCCACTCCCACCCAACCAAATATTACAAGAAATCCAACCATCAAAAATATACTATTGCCAATCGTTACAGCCAGAATTATCAATAGTGGAAGTGCAGGCATTGCATATATGATATCGTTGAAACGCATCAATGCCTCATCTGTTAAATTACCTTTGTAACCAGCATAGACGCCATAGACAAGTCCTAAGATCACAGATCCAATAGAAACAGTAATTCCAACAAAAAGAGCTAGCGGAGTTCCCCAAAGAAGCCCAATAGATAGGTCTCGCCTTAGTTCATCAGTGCCCATCATGCCATACACTTTGCCACCCAGGATAAAGTGAGATTGTTCAATAGACGACTTTGCAGATATATCATACAGATTTGCTTTGAAAATATAATGACCTTTTAGAATTTTATTTATCGACAATTGTGAAAAAATGATTTTTTCAGAAGAAAGTCCGTCTAGAGAAAAAGTATATTCGTTTTGTAGGTTTCCGATATTTTTTGCAATCGTATTCTGTGTGGAAAATATCATACCATGATATTCTGTACTGCCATTTGAGAACGGTAGAGCAGCGGAAATTAACATGACCTCTACCCCATCAGGCCTTAAAACAGATAATTTCAACAGTGGGGAGCCTTGATATTTTGCAGTGTATTGATAGATAAAATCGCTCGGGAATCCATCATATTGATAGTCTACAGCAAAGGAATTGGTTGAAACATGTATCGAATCAATTTGTTGCGATGAAGTAGTAGGTGACAATATCAAATGTTCTGGAATTTTTTCAGATTCAAAATAATTTATCCATGATGGAAGAGCCGATTTTGGATAAGATAGCCAGTTTGTAGGATCATTCCAGGTTTTAAATTGATCAAAAGGCACAGTAACAAATGCCAAAACAGACATGAAAAAAAGAATCCCCAGTATAGAGATTCCAACCAGTCCAATTCTACTTTTAGAAAATTCAGTCCAGATTTCTTTACTAGAAATACTCATTTGTGTCTCACCCGTGGATCGAAATAACCATACAATATATCAGATATGAACACACTTGCAAGAAAGAGTACAGTTAACACATAGGTTTCACCGATAATCACAGGTAAATCAAGAACACTTATTGCTTCAAAATATAATCTTCCCATGCCAGGCCAGTCAAATACAGCTTCTGTTATTATTGCACCTCCGAGAGAACCTGACAGACTAAGAGCCAGAATGGTCACTATGGGAGGAGCT comes from Candidatus Nitrosotalea sinensis and encodes:
- a CDS encoding Mov34/MPN/PAD-1 family protein; this translates as MFSRKEKRKKTVTIKKDVRDGILSYCKMNHPNECILILRGRSKQGNIYVDGLVIPPFFHTGPTFAGFPHSFLPLDTSYVGTVHSHPTGLARPSVTDLHNFFGFVSIIIQSPYEDGDIFSYDRDGNLLETTVSSDQF
- a CDS encoding ABC transporter permease gives rise to the protein MSISSKEIWTEFSKSRIGLVGISILGILFFMSVLAFVTVPFDQFKTWNDPTNWLSYPKSALPSWINYFESEKIPEHLILSPTTSSQQIDSIHVSTNSFAVDYQYDGFPSDFIYQYTAKYQGSPLLKLSVLRPDGVEVMLISAALPFSNGSTEYHGMIFSTQNTIAKNIGNLQNEYTFSLDGLSSEKIIFSQLSINKILKGHYIFKANLYDISAKSSIEQSHFILGGKVYGMMGTDELRRDLSIGLLWGTPLALFVGITVSIGSVILGLVYGVYAGYKGNLTDEALMRFNDIIYAMPALPLLIILAVTIGNSIFLMVGFLVIFGWVGVAKVSRSMALQIKTLQYVEASKLMGQKDYKIIFKHVLPQLLPYAFASIAISVPSAITTEAGLSFLGLGDPTFPTWGQILHDASTYNAAARGMWWWILPPGIMIAVTGLAFVFMGQAMDAIVNPRLRRN